A part of Gracilimonas sp. genomic DNA contains:
- a CDS encoding nuclear transport factor 2 family protein: MTQKGKFLKKFNEAFAKSDINFILENVTDDISWIAVGDFSVKGKEEFTKALEKMKSEKAYQIKINNIITHGDSAAVDGVMKMPDSKKSYAFCDVYKFSGFKNPKVKELSSYVIEIK; the protein is encoded by the coding sequence ATGACACAAAAAGGGAAGTTTTTAAAAAAATTCAACGAAGCTTTTGCCAAAAGTGATATCAACTTTATTCTTGAAAATGTTACGGACGATATAAGCTGGATCGCCGTTGGTGATTTTTCGGTGAAGGGCAAGGAAGAATTCACAAAAGCACTCGAAAAAATGAAAAGCGAGAAAGCGTATCAGATCAAAATTAATAATATAATTACACATGGAGACTCAGCTGCAGTAGATGGAGTCATGAAGATGCCGGACAGTAAAAAGAGCTATGCATTTTGTGATGTATATAAATTCAGTGGGTTTAAAAACCCGAAAGTAAAAGAACTGAGCTCTTATGTGATAGAAATAAAATGA
- a CDS encoding DUF1328 family protein, with amino-acid sequence MLRWTITFLVIAIIAGILGFGGIAGAAAGIAEICFYVFIVLFLVSLVFGKRPKV; translated from the coding sequence ATGTTACGATGGACAATCACATTTTTAGTTATTGCGATAATCGCTGGTATTTTGGGTTTTGGAGGTATTGCCGGAGCTGCAGCTGGTATCGCTGAAATTTGTTTTTACGTATTTATTGTGCTATTTCTAGTCTCATTGGTTTTTGGAAAACGCCCCAAAGTATAG
- a CDS encoding SRPBCC family protein — MKITIKAIVKADTQKAWDCYTLPEHIKNWNFASDDWHCPSAENDLQPGGRYKARMEAKDGSFGFDFKATYDEIINKKKIVYTLDDGRKVVTDFENQDGETKVTTVFDAESENSIEMQREGWQVILNNFKKHTEANQTKKGRN, encoded by the coding sequence ATGAAAATCACAATTAAAGCTATAGTTAAAGCTGATACCCAAAAGGCATGGGACTGCTATACGCTGCCCGAACATATCAAAAACTGGAACTTTGCTTCCGATGACTGGCACTGTCCAAGTGCAGAGAATGACCTGCAACCCGGCGGCAGATATAAGGCAAGAATGGAGGCCAAAGATGGCAGTTTTGGCTTTGATTTTAAAGCTACTTACGATGAGATAATCAACAAAAAGAAAATCGTATATACCCTCGACGACGGCCGGAAAGTGGTTACAGATTTTGAGAATCAGGATGGTGAAACTAAAGTAACTACCGTTTTTGACGCGGAATCTGAAAACTCAATTGAGATGCAAAGGGAGGGGTGGCAGGTCATTCTGAATAACTTCAAGAAACACACGGAAGCCAATCAAACTAAGAAGGGTCGTAATTAA
- a CDS encoding DinB family protein, whose amino-acid sequence MTKDNSTSLIITPDQLLEHWQGHRSLTRRVIEAFPDDKLFTHSIGGMRPFSELALEMIKMASPGISGIASGKWEEFGDFSGDDISLEVNTKEELLKLWDWSTEQINKIWSSIPEGRFQEKDVAFGQWEGQTWWHMFYFIDNEIHHRGQGYVYLRSLGIEPPFFWER is encoded by the coding sequence ATGACAAAAGACAACTCAACTTCACTCATTATAACTCCGGATCAATTATTAGAGCACTGGCAGGGGCACCGAAGTCTTACCCGCCGTGTAATTGAAGCTTTTCCAGATGACAAGCTGTTTACTCATTCAATAGGCGGGATGCGCCCGTTTTCAGAACTTGCTTTAGAGATGATTAAAATGGCATCGCCCGGAATTAGTGGTATAGCATCCGGGAAATGGGAAGAATTTGGAGACTTCTCAGGCGATGATATTTCTTTGGAAGTAAACACAAAAGAAGAGCTACTAAAGTTGTGGGACTGGAGTACTGAACAAATCAATAAAATATGGTCTTCCATTCCGGAGGGACGTTTCCAGGAAAAAGATGTAGCCTTTGGACAGTGGGAAGGTCAAACCTGGTGGCATATGTTTTACTTTATTGATAATGAAATTCACCATCGCGGGCAAGGGTATGTGTATCTGCGTTCCCTGGGAATTGAGCCACCTTTTTTCTGGGAACGGTGA
- a CDS encoding ABC transporter permease — protein MFKNYILTSWRNLIKHKGYTGVNLLGLVLGISAFIILGLYVWEDLSFNKFNSNYERIGRVVTIDKARGVSSQRVGVSYPALGPALEENLPEIVETVRISNQGQNSIRYNNENYLVETSYLTENSFFKIFDFELIRGSYEDVLTRPGTVVVTQSFADRVFGREDIIGETIENQQGNLLEVVGVMEDVPPSSHFQFEVLQAMVAGEGQQGFSQFLESWNSISVQTYVLFDRPRDTEQFADRLMQIATDNGGYEMFFPTIIPLSDVHLNSSEILFDVNNRKSDISNVYIMMAIALMVLILACFNYVNLVTARSTSRAKEIGLRKVVGGVRSQLIAQHLIESIFLVLLAFVMSVALVYAMLPVLNDMYSRYADISWLLTPEFIGASIAGILLIGMLSGLYPAAVLSSFKPTTVLKGAFSSSSKGSFLRHSLVVLQFMISIALLAGTIVVFQQMNFIFNADLGYDRDQIVTLSAGQFQNPDNAVTFYDELAKIPGVKSVGASVQQIGSQYGRSGVTPEGISSEENIISSVTNINDNYIPTMGIGIAEGRNFSTQYADSGNSVLVNQAFLRMLGWETGTDKTLTFGANSDNPTVLNIVGVVEDFHFATVRHEVEPLIMFYGEALPTVSLKMDAQNMSRTLTEVEEVWSKFLPNRSFEYNFLDDSFAQQYSTEQTLSQMIRHFSILAISIAAIGLFILSVFTVQQRRKEIGIRKVLGSTTTGIGILLSKDFLKWILLSNIISLPVAWYLLKEWLANFRYRIDLDIVPFLAAMVISMLIAGITVSIQSYKAATENPVKSLRSE, from the coding sequence ATGTTTAAAAATTATATTCTGACCTCGTGGAGAAACCTGATCAAGCATAAGGGATATACCGGGGTAAATTTACTTGGTTTGGTTTTGGGGATTTCAGCGTTCATCATTCTTGGACTCTATGTGTGGGAAGATTTAAGCTTCAATAAATTCAATTCTAACTATGAGCGTATTGGCCGTGTGGTAACGATTGACAAAGCTCGCGGTGTTTCTTCACAACGTGTAGGCGTCTCTTATCCTGCTTTGGGACCGGCGCTGGAAGAAAATTTACCGGAGATTGTTGAGACGGTGAGAATCAGCAATCAGGGACAGAACTCAATAAGGTATAATAACGAGAATTACCTGGTTGAAACTTCTTATCTCACGGAAAACTCATTTTTTAAAATTTTTGATTTTGAACTGATTCGGGGTTCATATGAAGATGTACTTACCCGTCCCGGTACGGTGGTAGTAACACAAAGCTTTGCAGATCGGGTATTTGGAAGGGAAGACATTATTGGAGAGACTATTGAAAACCAGCAGGGAAACTTGCTGGAAGTGGTTGGAGTAATGGAAGATGTCCCTCCCAGCTCACACTTTCAGTTCGAAGTTCTGCAGGCAATGGTAGCGGGTGAAGGACAGCAGGGGTTTTCTCAGTTTCTGGAATCCTGGAATTCGATCTCCGTTCAAACCTATGTGCTTTTTGACCGGCCGAGAGATACCGAACAGTTTGCAGACCGGCTCATGCAAATTGCTACCGATAACGGCGGATACGAAATGTTTTTCCCGACCATCATTCCACTTTCAGATGTTCACCTGAATTCATCGGAAATTCTTTTTGATGTAAATAACCGGAAAAGCGATATCAGTAATGTGTATATCATGATGGCTATTGCTTTGATGGTGTTGATTCTTGCCTGCTTTAATTATGTGAATTTGGTGACAGCCCGTTCAACTTCCCGGGCAAAAGAAATTGGATTGAGAAAAGTGGTTGGCGGAGTGCGAAGTCAGCTTATTGCCCAGCATTTGATTGAATCAATCTTCCTGGTACTGCTGGCCTTTGTGATGTCAGTCGCGTTGGTTTATGCGATGCTTCCTGTACTAAATGATATGTATTCGAGATATGCGGATATCAGCTGGCTGCTGACTCCGGAGTTTATCGGTGCATCTATAGCAGGCATTTTGCTTATCGGGATGCTATCCGGATTATATCCCGCTGCAGTACTGTCGTCATTCAAGCCGACCACGGTTTTAAAAGGTGCATTTTCAAGCAGTTCCAAAGGGTCCTTTTTGAGACATTCCCTGGTAGTTCTGCAGTTTATGATTTCTATTGCTTTGCTGGCTGGAACCATTGTTGTATTTCAGCAGATGAATTTCATTTTTAACGCTGATTTAGGGTATGATCGTGACCAGATTGTAACGTTAAGTGCGGGGCAGTTTCAAAACCCGGATAATGCAGTCACTTTTTATGATGAACTTGCCAAAATTCCCGGTGTTAAATCAGTTGGGGCTTCAGTTCAGCAAATCGGATCTCAATATGGGCGGTCAGGAGTTACGCCAGAAGGCATTTCGTCAGAGGAAAACATTATCTCCAGTGTGACAAACATTAACGATAATTACATCCCAACGATGGGAATCGGTATTGCTGAAGGCCGCAACTTTTCAACTCAATATGCTGATTCGGGCAATTCAGTTTTGGTGAACCAGGCTTTTTTAAGGATGCTGGGCTGGGAAACAGGAACCGACAAAACCCTGACGTTTGGAGCTAACAGCGATAATCCAACGGTTCTGAATATAGTAGGCGTGGTGGAGGACTTTCACTTTGCTACGGTACGCCATGAGGTGGAGCCTCTGATCATGTTTTACGGTGAGGCTTTACCGACTGTATCATTGAAAATGGACGCACAAAATATGAGCAGAACTCTGACGGAAGTAGAAGAAGTATGGAGTAAATTCTTACCCAATCGCTCTTTTGAGTATAATTTCCTTGACGATTCTTTTGCTCAGCAGTACAGTACCGAGCAAACTCTTTCACAGATGATACGTCACTTTTCAATTCTGGCTATTTCTATAGCAGCTATCGGGCTGTTTATTCTGTCGGTGTTTACCGTTCAACAACGAAGAAAAGAGATCGGAATCAGAAAGGTGCTTGGTTCCACTACAACTGGAATCGGAATATTGCTAAGTAAAGATTTCCTGAAATGGATTCTGCTTTCAAATATCATCAGCTTGCCAGTTGCATGGTATTTATTAAAAGAATGGCTGGCCAACTTCCGCTATCGCATCGATCTGGATATTGTCCCCTTCCTGGCCGCAATGGTTATTTCTATGCTGATTGCCGGGATTACGGTTAGTATTCAGTCCTATAAAGCAGCCACGGAAAATCCGGTTAAAAGCCTGCGGAGTGAGTGA
- a CDS encoding DNA alkylation repair protein, protein MSSYKKPTDYFDEELAIMLAEKIGMVYVDFDASNFIEAVRSSYKNKALKQRVELIADQLFKYLPNDYSTAVMVLLQILGPENPEETGMFTNYYWLMPVAKFVEKFGLGHFQLSIEAIEEITKRNTGEYAIRPFIEKYPQETLVVMKNWAKSGNFHLRRLASEGLRPKLPWAPKLELFIEDPSPVFDVLTLLREDEIHFVKKSVANHITDYFKVNPVAARTLISDWQPTENEHTQWIINYATRKVDPKLLKS, encoded by the coding sequence ATGAGCAGTTATAAAAAACCAACCGACTACTTTGATGAAGAATTAGCCATAATGCTGGCGGAAAAAATTGGTATGGTCTATGTGGATTTTGATGCATCTAATTTCATAGAAGCTGTAAGATCATCCTATAAAAATAAAGCTTTAAAGCAGCGGGTAGAATTAATAGCTGACCAGTTATTTAAATATCTTCCAAATGATTATTCAACTGCTGTAATGGTTTTACTACAAATTTTAGGCCCGGAAAATCCTGAGGAAACCGGGATGTTTACCAACTACTACTGGTTGATGCCGGTAGCTAAGTTTGTAGAGAAGTTTGGGTTAGGTCATTTTCAATTATCCATAGAAGCTATTGAGGAAATCACAAAGAGAAATACCGGTGAATATGCCATTCGGCCCTTTATTGAGAAGTATCCTCAGGAAACATTGGTTGTGATGAAAAACTGGGCAAAGTCCGGTAATTTTCATCTTCGGAGACTGGCTTCAGAAGGGCTAAGGCCCAAGCTTCCCTGGGCACCTAAACTGGAATTGTTTATTGAAGATCCATCACCTGTATTTGATGTCCTGACACTGTTGAGGGAAGATGAAATTCATTTTGTAAAGAAGTCGGTTGCAAACCATATCACCGATTACTTTAAAGTGAATCCGGTTGCCGCCCGAACTTTAATATCTGACTGGCAACCAACAGAAAATGAACATACGCAATGGATCATAAATTACGCTACACGAAAGGTAGATCCGAAGCTGCTTAAAAGTTAA
- a CDS encoding carboxypeptidase-like regulatory domain-containing protein: protein MKHIIYPGIIIFWLLFTSLLAAQVPTQTIRGGVTDASSGAPMAGVSIMLLDSEPVKGTTTDANGSFSLQKVPLGRQTLRFSFIGYETHFVSDIMVSSSREVVLNITMRESVTEMEEVVVNPGIIKNQPINSMAVSSARQLSMEEASRYAGGFDDPARLAASFAGVAGNLSDNALVIRGNAPKGMLWQMEGVEIPTPSHFANITVIGGGGITALSSHLVANSDFYTGAFPAEYGNALSGVFDLNLRNGNNQQYEHTVEAGIIGIDVASEGPIAGDASYLFNYRLSTFSLIAPLLPDGADLIRYQNLSYKFNIPTKEAGTFSFWGIGGNDYSGGPPEDNPEDWTYNYDREDVESPTRFGAAGFKHRILFGDRAYLTTSLVGSGSGFDWNLDRYTEDGLTLYPREYIRNRAWKLTAKSVLNTKVNGGHTNRTGASVNRVGYSQESRFSDNPQTPLRLILDESGHSYLHQGFSQSRFNFGKFLVTGGFHIQHFELTNASSLEPRMAIQFRPNENSFSLSYGRHSQVEPLTIYFAHPNNRMLGLTKADHFVAGYSRSFSEKIFLNLELYYQRLTDVPVIPDSSFSTLNMEEDWFLEERMENDGAGENFGVDLTIERYLSDGWYGLFTGSLFESTYRGGDNVWRSTRFDRGYIITLLGGREWEFRDPDRIRYFSINARLNMMGGKRISPVDEARTFNEREVFYDETRAYINQEPNILYGDLTLEYRKNLRNIAKVWSLQIINLTGYQEFYGYVFNLKRDRIEEDREMVLVPNLSYKIEF from the coding sequence ATGAAACATATCATCTATCCTGGGATAATAATATTCTGGCTGCTTTTTACATCTTTATTGGCAGCACAGGTGCCTACCCAAACTATACGTGGAGGAGTTACTGACGCTTCTTCCGGGGCTCCCATGGCGGGCGTGAGTATTATGTTGTTAGATTCTGAACCAGTCAAAGGAACTACAACCGATGCAAATGGAAGTTTTAGCTTACAGAAAGTTCCTTTAGGACGACAAACCCTGCGTTTTTCATTCATAGGATATGAGACCCATTTTGTAAGTGACATTATGGTGAGTTCATCCCGCGAAGTGGTATTGAATATCACTATGCGCGAATCGGTTACGGAAATGGAAGAAGTAGTTGTAAACCCGGGTATCATCAAAAACCAGCCTATTAATTCCATGGCTGTTTCCAGTGCCCGGCAATTGAGCATGGAAGAAGCCTCGCGTTATGCCGGAGGGTTTGATGATCCGGCACGTCTGGCTGCTTCATTTGCAGGCGTGGCAGGTAATTTAAGTGATAATGCCTTAGTGATTCGGGGCAACGCCCCTAAAGGAATGCTTTGGCAGATGGAAGGCGTAGAAATTCCAACACCCAGTCATTTTGCTAATATCACCGTGATTGGAGGGGGAGGCATTACAGCCCTAAGCAGTCATCTTGTAGCCAATTCGGATTTTTATACCGGTGCTTTTCCTGCGGAATATGGCAATGCTCTCTCCGGAGTATTTGACCTAAACCTGCGTAACGGTAATAACCAACAATATGAACATACGGTTGAGGCAGGAATTATTGGGATTGATGTCGCCTCAGAAGGACCGATTGCCGGAGATGCTTCCTATCTCTTCAATTATCGCTTATCTACTTTCTCCCTCATTGCCCCTTTGTTACCTGATGGTGCCGATCTTATCAGATATCAGAATCTATCTTATAAGTTTAATATCCCAACAAAAGAAGCCGGTACCTTTAGTTTTTGGGGGATTGGCGGAAATGATTATTCCGGTGGGCCGCCAGAAGATAATCCCGAAGATTGGACCTATAATTATGATCGGGAAGACGTAGAAAGTCCTACTAGATTTGGTGCAGCAGGGTTTAAACACCGAATTTTATTCGGGGACCGAGCATATCTTACTACCTCATTGGTTGGCTCCGGCAGTGGTTTTGATTGGAATTTGGATCGATATACCGAAGATGGATTAACACTATATCCGCGCGAGTATATACGCAATCGGGCATGGAAGCTGACAGCAAAATCAGTGCTAAATACCAAAGTTAATGGCGGCCACACAAACCGTACAGGAGCATCGGTAAACCGTGTGGGGTATAGTCAGGAATCTCGCTTTTCGGACAACCCTCAGACACCTCTGCGACTTATTTTAGATGAAAGCGGACACAGCTATCTGCACCAGGGCTTTAGTCAGTCCCGATTCAATTTTGGAAAATTTTTGGTCACCGGAGGATTCCATATTCAGCATTTTGAATTGACAAATGCCAGCTCACTGGAACCACGCATGGCCATTCAGTTTAGACCAAACGAAAACAGTTTTAGCTTATCTTATGGCCGTCATTCCCAAGTAGAGCCTCTGACAATATATTTTGCCCATCCCAATAATCGCATGTTAGGTTTGACCAAAGCCGATCATTTTGTGGCAGGTTACAGTCGGTCGTTTAGCGAAAAGATATTCCTGAATCTGGAGCTTTACTACCAGCGATTAACGGATGTGCCCGTAATTCCTGATTCCAGCTTTTCGACGCTCAACATGGAAGAAGATTGGTTTCTCGAAGAGCGTATGGAAAACGACGGTGCCGGTGAAAATTTCGGAGTAGACCTCACGATTGAGCGCTATCTCTCGGATGGTTGGTACGGCCTTTTTACCGGGTCGCTGTTTGAATCAACGTACCGGGGAGGAGACAATGTATGGCGAAGCACCCGCTTTGACCGTGGCTATATTATTACCTTGTTAGGAGGAAGGGAATGGGAATTCAGAGACCCCGACCGTATTCGCTATTTTAGCATTAACGCCCGGTTAAATATGATGGGAGGCAAGCGGATTTCCCCGGTAGATGAAGCCCGAACTTTCAACGAAAGGGAAGTTTTTTATGATGAAACCCGAGCCTACATAAATCAAGAGCCCAATATTTTATATGGAGATTTGACACTGGAGTATCGAAAAAATCTCAGGAATATTGCCAAGGTTTGGTCGCTGCAGATCATAAATTTGACGGGCTATCAGGAGTTTTATGGATATGTGTTCAACCTGAAGAGGGACCGGATTGAAGAAGATCGCGAAATGGTGTTAGTACCAAACCTAAGCTATAAAATCGAGTTCTGA
- a CDS encoding phospholipase D-like domain-containing protein — protein sequence MPEPTSYYKQLLEQSLGTPFTAGNKVDILKNGNEIFPAMLEAINNARERIEFLTFVYWTGNIAYDFAKALSRKAEEGLEVFVILDSFGAAKMPREISLLMERSGVNIKWFRPMPQWKLWKIDNRTHRKVLICDGEVAFTGGVGIAEEWEGDARNEREWRDTHFRIQGPAVFGLQAAFMENWIETGQKLKFDHSIKGNSLPDSNTHIQVIRTAASVRWSDIVMLYQALIKMAKESIRITTAYFNPNPVMIELLKEAAQRGVEVQIMVPGKNIDKHVARMAGDGSFEPLLDSDVKLWYYQKTMLHAKIITVDDQLSCVGSANFNHRSMLKDDEVNVVILDKEITGTLNDHFEEDLLHCEQVEKDRWKKRSLLKRALEKITWIINRQI from the coding sequence ATGCCGGAACCCACTTCCTATTACAAACAGTTATTAGAGCAGAGCCTTGGCACCCCATTTACCGCGGGCAATAAAGTAGACATCCTTAAAAACGGGAATGAAATTTTCCCAGCTATGCTGGAGGCAATTAACAACGCCAGAGAGAGAATAGAGTTCTTAACTTTTGTTTATTGGACTGGAAATATTGCCTACGACTTTGCTAAAGCACTTTCAAGAAAAGCCGAGGAAGGCCTGGAAGTTTTTGTGATCCTCGATAGTTTTGGTGCCGCAAAAATGCCCCGGGAAATATCACTGCTGATGGAACGCAGTGGAGTCAATATAAAATGGTTTCGGCCTATGCCACAGTGGAAGCTGTGGAAGATTGACAACCGGACTCACCGAAAAGTATTGATTTGTGACGGTGAAGTTGCCTTCACAGGTGGCGTTGGTATAGCCGAAGAATGGGAAGGCGATGCCCGAAATGAAAGGGAATGGCGTGATACCCATTTCCGTATTCAGGGTCCTGCTGTATTTGGACTTCAGGCTGCTTTTATGGAAAATTGGATCGAAACCGGGCAAAAGCTGAAATTTGATCATAGCATAAAAGGAAACAGCCTGCCTGATAGTAATACCCACATCCAGGTTATTCGAACCGCTGCTTCCGTTCGTTGGAGCGATATTGTAATGCTGTATCAGGCGCTAATAAAAATGGCCAAGGAGAGTATCCGCATCACCACAGCTTACTTCAACCCCAATCCGGTGATGATTGAATTACTGAAAGAAGCTGCTCAACGCGGGGTGGAAGTTCAAATTATGGTTCCCGGAAAGAATATTGACAAACATGTCGCGCGCATGGCAGGTGACGGTAGCTTTGAACCACTTTTAGACTCTGATGTGAAGCTTTGGTACTACCAAAAAACCATGCTCCACGCCAAAATCATTACCGTTGATGACCAACTGAGCTGTGTAGGCTCCGCTAATTTTAATCATCGTTCCATGCTTAAAGACGATGAGGTTAACGTCGTGATTCTGGATAAAGAAATAACCGGCACGCTAAACGATCACTTTGAAGAAGATTTGCTCCATTGTGAACAAGTAGAAAAAGACCGTTGGAAAAAACGAAGTCTTCTCAAGCGAGCGCTGGAAAAAATCACCTGGATTATTAACAGACAGATTTAG
- a CDS encoding VOC family protein, with translation MPTINPYLNFQGNTEEAFKFYQSIFGGDFIGGISRFNNAPESDKLSEDEKNKVMHIALPFGENNMIMATDALESMGQKIKTGNNFYLCISADSRVQADHFFEGLSDGAEVDMEMHDAFWGDYFGMLTDKFGIRWMITFAD, from the coding sequence ATGCCAACGATCAATCCTTATCTGAATTTTCAGGGGAATACTGAGGAAGCCTTTAAATTTTACCAATCCATTTTTGGAGGAGATTTCATTGGCGGAATTTCCAGATTCAACAATGCACCGGAATCGGATAAGCTCTCCGAAGACGAAAAGAATAAGGTAATGCACATTGCCCTGCCCTTTGGCGAAAACAACATGATTATGGCCACCGATGCTCTTGAGTCGATGGGGCAAAAAATAAAAACGGGGAATAACTTCTACCTGTGCATTTCGGCTGACAGCAGGGTTCAGGCTGACCATTTTTTTGAAGGGCTTTCGGATGGAGCTGAAGTTGATATGGAAATGCATGATGCGTTCTGGGGCGATTATTTTGGAATGCTCACAGATAAATTTGGCATCAGGTGGATGATTACTTTCGCAGACTAA
- a CDS encoding tetratricopeptide repeat protein, translating to MRLFILLLAASITFGCAKEKERPNHLRQGYRMLDKNQFKEAEDAFQKALEYGYDYNRAYIGLSLVKTRSFPEDSAAFYIQNFKDAIPILDKAIEADPKNPYGYALRGESKLYSYDYQGAIRDYEKLVTMAPTNPGSFFFLGKAKFESGDFQGAINTLSYAIGLDSALSQSFYLRAQANDSLGNYNEAISDYNFSTRLDSGNTDVFINRGKTYLQLNAVENACSNFSTAKQLGAESANQLWQEHCK from the coding sequence ATGAGACTATTCATCCTGTTGCTTGCAGCATCTATAACTTTCGGCTGCGCCAAAGAAAAAGAACGTCCTAATCATTTGCGCCAGGGTTACCGTATGCTTGATAAAAACCAATTCAAAGAAGCCGAAGACGCATTTCAAAAAGCTTTGGAATATGGCTATGATTACAACAGGGCATACATTGGCTTGAGTCTCGTCAAAACCCGAAGCTTCCCCGAAGACAGTGCTGCATTCTATATACAGAATTTTAAGGATGCCATTCCTATACTGGATAAAGCCATTGAAGCCGATCCTAAAAACCCCTACGGATATGCCCTGAGAGGAGAATCCAAATTATATTCTTATGATTATCAGGGAGCTATCCGGGATTATGAAAAACTGGTTACCATGGCTCCCACCAATCCCGGAAGTTTTTTCTTTTTGGGGAAAGCAAAGTTTGAAAGCGGAGACTTCCAGGGGGCAATAAACACACTATCTTATGCTATTGGCCTCGACTCTGCCTTATCCCAATCATTCTATCTACGTGCTCAGGCTAACGATAGTTTGGGCAACTACAACGAAGCTATTTCTGATTATAACTTCTCAACAAGATTGGATTCGGGCAATACCGATGTCTTTATTAACAGAGGTAAAACCTATCTTCAACTAAATGCGGTGGAAAACGCTTGTTCAAATTTCAGCACCGCAAAACAACTGGGAGCTGAATCAGCAAATCAGCTTTGGCAAGAGCATTGTAAGTAA
- a CDS encoding GyrI-like domain-containing protein, producing MKNQVIQKFNVVGISIRTTNENGQAIEAIEKLWGKFWGNEIQKQIPNKVSEDIYAVYTEYETDFTGPYTVIIGLPVSSMENIPEDFVGITIEKATYQKFVSKGKMPEAVVNTWMEIWEHKDLNRAYKADFTVHGEKYYDGENAEVETFISVTD from the coding sequence ATGAAAAATCAGGTTATCCAAAAATTTAATGTAGTCGGTATTTCCATAAGAACGACTAATGAAAACGGACAAGCTATTGAAGCCATAGAAAAGTTATGGGGGAAATTCTGGGGCAATGAAATTCAAAAACAAATTCCGAATAAAGTAAGTGAAGATATTTATGCAGTGTATACAGAATATGAAACAGACTTCACCGGTCCTTATACAGTAATTATTGGGCTGCCTGTAAGTTCAATGGAAAATATTCCTGAAGATTTTGTCGGAATAACTATTGAAAAGGCGACGTACCAGAAGTTTGTTTCAAAAGGAAAGATGCCGGAAGCTGTAGTAAATACATGGATGGAAATTTGGGAGCACAAAGACTTGAACAGAGCTTATAAAGCTGATTTTACAGTGCACGGAGAGAAATACTATGATGGAGAAAATGCCGAGGTAGAAACATTCATATCAGTGACAGATTAA
- a CDS encoding YafY family protein has protein sequence MNRIDRLTAIIIFLQGRKKVTVEELSERYDISERTVYRDLVALQEAGVPIGSEPGSGYYIVRGFHLPPVMFDRNEAASLLAGERLMQKWNTTDLGKSYLSALDKIRAILPPDEKEYFETLDAHIQAFHNQNKNQPQPDNQIFVALQNAIFKKEIIEIIYSSPHKKKKSTRKVEPLGLLLMGNHWYLAAWCCLREDYRMFRLDRFLQYKPTGKYLEEPPEHTLKEFHERNLNEEKELKEVTVWFEDEMVRYIGDSKYHYGWAWEKRVENGLEMTFLTSHPEYLCRWVLVWGNGARVLKPDSAKKRMKELAGELYEHYSS, from the coding sequence ATGAACCGTATTGATCGACTTACCGCCATTATTATTTTTCTGCAGGGAAGAAAAAAAGTGACTGTTGAAGAACTTTCGGAGCGGTATGATATTAGTGAGCGTACGGTGTATCGTGATTTAGTTGCACTGCAAGAAGCAGGAGTGCCAATCGGTTCTGAACCAGGCAGCGGATATTACATCGTTCGTGGATTTCATCTGCCACCGGTAATGTTCGATCGTAATGAGGCCGCTTCGTTATTAGCCGGAGAACGGTTGATGCAAAAGTGGAATACAACGGATTTAGGGAAATCTTACTTATCTGCTCTGGATAAAATACGTGCTATTCTGCCACCTGATGAAAAAGAATATTTTGAGACTCTGGATGCTCACATACAGGCTTTTCACAATCAAAATAAAAACCAGCCGCAGCCTGATAATCAGATTTTTGTAGCTCTTCAAAATGCCATCTTCAAAAAGGAAATAATCGAGATAATCTATTCCTCTCCTCATAAGAAGAAAAAGTCTACTCGCAAGGTAGAACCGCTGGGGTTGTTGCTCATGGGAAATCATTGGTATCTGGCAGCCTGGTGTTGCCTGAGAGAAGATTATCGCATGTTTCGGTTGGACCGTTTTCTTCAGTATAAACCAACAGGGAAATACCTTGAGGAGCCGCCGGAGCATACATTGAAAGAATTTCATGAACGTAATTTAAATGAAGAAAAAGAACTTAAAGAAGTAACAGTTTGGTTTGAGGATGAGATGGTTCGGTATATTGGCGATTCGAAATATCACTATGGATGGGCATGGGAGAAGCGGGTTGAAAATGGACTGGAAATGACTTTTTTGACTTCTCACCCCGAATACCTTTGTCGCTGGGTGCTTGTGTGGGGTAACGGGGCAAGAGTTTTAAAACCAGATTCTGCTAAAAAAAGAATGAAAGAACTGGCAGGGGAATTGTATGAGCACTATAGCTCGTAA